A single Vanacampus margaritifer isolate UIUO_Vmar chromosome 14, RoL_Vmar_1.0, whole genome shotgun sequence DNA region contains:
- the ier3ip1 gene encoding immediate early response 3-interacting protein 1 produces the protein MAFTLYSLIQTAILCTNAIAVLHEERFLSKIGSGVDHGVSGFGDDPGIKAQVLNLIRSVRTIMRVPLIIVNSASIVLLLLFG, from the exons ATGGCGTTTACACTCTATTCTCTCATCCAGACCGCTATTCTGTGCACAAACGCCATCGCCGTGTTGCACGAAGAAAGGTTTCTCAGCAAAA TTGGATCAGGTGTCGACCACGGGGTCTCAGGTTTTGGAGATGACCCGGGAATCAAAGCCCAAGTCCTCAATCTCATCCGCTCAGTCCGAACTATCATGAGAG TGCCTCTAATAATCGTGAACTCAGCCTCCATCGTTCTGCTGTTGCTTTTTGGGTGA
- the hdhd2 gene encoding haloacid dehalogenase-like hydrolase domain-containing protein 2 codes for MASRRALKAVLIDLSGTLHIEDTAVPGAQDALSRLRQASLAVKFVTNTTKESKKNLLERLQRLNFDIQENEIFTSLSAARNLLEKAKHRPLLLVEDSALEDFTGIDTSEPNAVVIGLAPDHFDYQTMNKAFRLILDGAPLIAIHKARYYKRKDGLALGPGPFVTGLEYATDCKATVVGKPEKTFFTQALADLGCKPDEAVMIGDDARDDVGGAQRAGMLGILVRTGKYRQGDENKIDPAPHLTCDTFPDAVEHILKNLL; via the exons ATGGCAAGCAGACGTGCTCTAAAGGCCGTCCTCATTGATCTAAGTGGAACTTTGCACATAGAAGACACAGCAGTACCCGGGGCACAGGATGCCCTCTCCAG GCTTCGGCAGGCGTCGCTGGCCGTCAAGTTCGTGACCAACACAACCAAAGAGAGTAAGAAGAATTTGCTGGAAAGGCTGCAACGGCTCAACTTTGACAtccag GAAAATGAGATCTTCACATCACTGAGTGCTGCGAGGAATCTCTTAGAGAAGGCAAAACACAGACCGTTGCTCCTAGTGGAGGACAGCGCCCTGGAAGATTTCACAG GTATTGACACATCCGAACCGAATGCTGTTGTCATCGGACTCGCTCCTGATCACTTTGACTACCAAACTATGAACAAGGCTTTCAG ACTGATTCTGGATGGTGCTCCACTCATCGCTATCCATAAGGCTCGCTACTATAAAAGGAAAGACGGTTTGGCCTTGGGCCCCGGGCCCTTTGTAACCGGACTGGAGTATGCCACAGACTGTAAAGCTACTGTAGTGGGAAAGCCTGAAAAGACGTTTTTCACACAG GCTCTGGCTGATTTGGGGTGTAAACCAGATGAGGCAGTCATGATTGGAGAT GATGCCAGGGACGACGTAGGAGGAGCTCAGCGTGCTGGAATGTTGGGAATTCTGGTCCGAACTG GTAAATACAGACAAGGAGACGAGAACAAAATCGACCCTGCTCCTCACCTGACGTGCGACACTTTCCCAGATGCTGTTGAACACATCCTTAAGAACCTACTATAA
- the katnal2 gene encoding katanin p60 ATPase-containing subunit A-like 2: MDVSYSATKHLNQAREADELKIEMRKKSLLILIYQHLMRQGYVATAVALDQEMNGGVKKFEVCENVDLEMVLMEYESYHYVKFQKYPKLIKKVVETGLWLDECRNTRSSGKKRAACSVVKPLPKILIPNLGGEGRGNASGPAHANGDGLSPELSEFVISVCPIGSAQAGGASMTKKVQMTDDNMGIRGDINQERLLKPLSGFPGMSGEMKEFATIINKDIYLYNPNVRWEDIIGLEDAKRLVKEAVVYPIKYPQLFKGILSPWKGLLLYGPPGTGKTLLAKAVATECRTTFFNISASSLVSKWRGDSEKLVRVLFELARYHAPSTIFLDEVESMMGQRGSNGIGEHEGSRRLKAELLVQMDGLARSEDLVFVLAASNLPWELDHGMLRRLEKRILVGLPPAPARQTMIANWLPPVHSTGELQIKAELDYELLATEMEGYSGSDIRLVCKEAAMRQVRKIFEALESNQDVRTKQGDAGTFRLETVTTEDFLEVLAYTKPSASGVMENHMAWEKDFKSV; the protein is encoded by the exons ATGGATGTTTCTTACAGTgctacaaaacatttaaatcaaGCCCGAGAGGCG gaTGAATTGAAGATTGAAATGAGGAAGAAGAGCCTTCTCATCCTAATCTACCAACATCTGATGAGGCAAGG CTACGTGGCTACAGCAGTGGCCTTGGACCAGGAGATGAATGGAGGCGTGAAGAAGTTTGAAGTTTGCGAAAATGTCGATTTGGAGATGGTGTTGATGGAGTACGAGAGCTATCACTATGTCAAGTTCCAGAAGTATCCCAAACTTATCAAGAAAGTGGTAGAAACAG GTCTCTGGCTAGATGAATGCAGAAATACAAGAAGTAGTGGAAAAAAGAG GGCTGCTTGTTCAGTTGTGAAGCCTCTCCCCAAAATCCTGATCCCAAACCTTGGTGGAGAAGGAAGAGGGAATGCTTCTGGTCCTGCACATGCAAAC GGCGATGGCTTGTCTCCAGAATTGTCAGAATTTGTTATCAGTGTTTGCCCCATCGGTTCAGCACAAGCTGGAGGGGCGTCCATGACCAAGAAG GTCCAAATGACTGATGACAACATGGGAATCAGAGGAGACATCAATCAG GAGCGGCTGTTGAAGCCCCTCAGTGGTTTTCCGGGAATGAGTGGTGAGATGAAAGAATTTGCCACAATTATTAATAAG GACATCTATTTGTACAACCCCAACGTGAGGTGGGAGGACATCATTGGCCTGGAGGATGCAAAGCGATTAGTCAAAGAGGCCGTCGTCTATCCCATTAAG TATCCCCAACTCTTTAAAGGAATCCTTTCTCCGTGGAAGGGATTGTTACTTTATGGACCCCCag GTACGGGTAAGACCCTGCTGGCCAAGGCGGTGGCGACTGAATGTCGGACAACCTTCTTCAACATATCAGCATCAAGCTTAGTGAGCAAGTGGAGGGGAGACTCCGAAAAACTGGTCAGG gttttgtTTGAGCTGGCACGGTACCACGCCCCGTCCACCATCTTCCTGGATGAGGTGGAGTCAATGATGGGCCAGAGAGGAAGCAACGGAAT agGCGAGCACGAGGGAAGTCGAAGATTGAAGGCAGAGCTCCTGGTCCAGATGGATGGACTGGCGAGATCAGAGGACTTGGTTTTTGTATTGGCAGCCTCTAATCTGCCTTG GGAACTGGACCACGGCATGCTAAGAAGACTAGAAAAGAGGATTCTTGTTGGTCTTCCTCCTGCACCGGCCCGCCAAACCATGATCGCTAATTGGCTGCCTCCTGTCCACTCCACGGGAGAGTTGCAGATAAAAGCTGAGCTCGACTATGAACTTCTGGCAACG GAGATGGAGGGCTACTCTGGCTCTGACATCAGATTAGTGTGTAAGGAGGCCGCCATGAGACAAGTCCGCAAAATCTTCGAGGCTCTGGAATCGAATCAGGATGTTCGGACCAAACAAG GAGATGCAGGCACCTTCCGGCTGGAAACCGTGACAACGGAGGACTTCCTGGAAGTCTTGGCGTACACCAAACCGTCGGCCAGTGGCGTGATGGAGAATCACATGGCCTGGGAGAAAGATTTTAAATCCGTCTGA
- the galt gene encoding galactose-1-phosphate uridylyltransferase isoform X1, which produces MSLSQCRCFLSVTTLLLKHSDLSERCSPFQQHRLAVHFKHVEQGDKVLGAEHGVGQSDTQRGRDETSAVLNHPRPGGPLDPCSLAHLVRHSVTCMRLKEHQHLRYNPLRDSWVLVSAHRMKRPWTGQVEKPPEECIPRYDPYNPLCPGNKRANGEKNPEYKSTFVFENDFPAIQPDAPDPAADQHPLFQSKAARGVCKVMCFHPWSDVTLPLMKKGEVVTVIDKWAELVEELGATYPWVQIFENKGAMMGCSNPHPHCQVWASSFLPNEPAVSDRCQRAFYEKHKEPMLLQYAEQEVAKKERVVVMNPNWLAVVPYWATWPYQLLLLPRRHVLRINELTTEERESLADVMKQLLTKYDNLFHVSFPYSMGWHGAPTGPYLKEDNSHWQLHAHYYPPLLRSATVKKFMVGYEMLATEQRDLTPEQAAEKLRNLPEEHYKSRGGEEK; this is translated from the exons ATGTCACTGTCCCAGTGCAGGTGTTTTTTAAGCGTcacaactttgcttttaaaacacTCCGATCTCAGCGAGCGTTGTTCCCCATTCCAACAGCATCGCCTTGCCGTACACTTTAAACATGTGGAACAAGGAGATAAAGTCTTGGGTGCAGAACACGGTGTCGGACAGAGCGATACCCAGCGTGGACGGGATGAAACCTCGGCCGTACTCAACCATCCACGTCCCGGCGGTCCACTGGACCCCTGCAGCCTGGCCCATCTCGTGCGTCACAGTGTCACCTGCATGAGATTAAAAG AGCACCAGCATTTGCGTTATAATCCTTTGAGGGACAGCTGGGTCCTGGTCTCAGCCCACCGCATGAAGAGACCCTGGACCGGTCAGGTGGAAAAACCTCCAGAGGAATGCATACCGAGATATGATCCGTACAATCCATTATGTCCCGGAAACAAACGTGCTAATGGAGAG AAAAATCCAGAATACAagagcacttttgtttttgaaaatgactttCCTGCCATCCAACCAGATGCTCCAGATCCCG CTGCAGATCAACATCCATTGTTCCAGTCTAAAGCTGCCAGAGGGGTGTG CAAGGTCATGTGTTTCCATCCCTGGTCTGATGTCACCCTCCCTCTCATGAAAAAAGGAGAGGTTGTCACTGTGATTGACAAGTGGGCGGAGCTCGTGGAGGAACTGGGTGCCACCTACCCATGGGTACAG ATCTTTGAAAATAAAGGAGCTATGATGGGTTGTTCCAATCCACATCCCCACTGTCAG GTGTGGGCCAGCAGCTTCCTGCCAAATGAGCCAGCTGTGTCTGATCGCTGTCAGAGAGCGTTCTATGAAAAACACAAAGAGCCAATGCTGCTGCAATATGCCGAGCAAGAAGTTGCGAAAAAG GAACGCGTGGTGGTGATGAACCCTAATTGGCTGGCAGTGGTTCCCTACTGGGCAACGTGGCCCTACCAGTTGCTGCTGTTACCACGACGACATGTCCTCAGAATCAATGAGTTGACTACAGAGGAACGAGAAA gtttggCTGACGTTATGAAGCAACTGCTGACCAAATACGACAATCTATTTCATGTGTCCTTTCCCTACTCCATGGGCTGGCATG GAGCCCCTACTGGCCCTTACTTAAAGGAAGACAACTCGCACTGGCAGCTGCACGCTCACTACTACCCTCCTCTGCTGCGCTCAGCCACAGTGAAGAAGTTCATGGTTGGCTATGAGATGCTTGCAACGGAGCAGAGGGACCTCACTCCGGAACAG gcTGCAGAGAAGTTACGGAATCTGCCAGAGGAGCACTATAAAAGCAGAGGTGGagaagaaaaatga
- the galt gene encoding galactose-1-phosphate uridylyltransferase isoform X2 has product MSAPEAQFDPKEHQHLRYNPLRDSWVLVSAHRMKRPWTGQVEKPPEECIPRYDPYNPLCPGNKRANGEKNPEYKSTFVFENDFPAIQPDAPDPAADQHPLFQSKAARGVCKVMCFHPWSDVTLPLMKKGEVVTVIDKWAELVEELGATYPWVQIFENKGAMMGCSNPHPHCQVWASSFLPNEPAVSDRCQRAFYEKHKEPMLLQYAEQEVAKKERVVVMNPNWLAVVPYWATWPYQLLLLPRRHVLRINELTTEERESLADVMKQLLTKYDNLFHVSFPYSMGWHGAPTGPYLKEDNSHWQLHAHYYPPLLRSATVKKFMVGYEMLATEQRDLTPEQAAEKLRNLPEEHYKSRGGEEK; this is encoded by the exons ATGAGTGCTCCTGAAGCGCAATTTGATCCAAAAG AGCACCAGCATTTGCGTTATAATCCTTTGAGGGACAGCTGGGTCCTGGTCTCAGCCCACCGCATGAAGAGACCCTGGACCGGTCAGGTGGAAAAACCTCCAGAGGAATGCATACCGAGATATGATCCGTACAATCCATTATGTCCCGGAAACAAACGTGCTAATGGAGAG AAAAATCCAGAATACAagagcacttttgtttttgaaaatgactttCCTGCCATCCAACCAGATGCTCCAGATCCCG CTGCAGATCAACATCCATTGTTCCAGTCTAAAGCTGCCAGAGGGGTGTG CAAGGTCATGTGTTTCCATCCCTGGTCTGATGTCACCCTCCCTCTCATGAAAAAAGGAGAGGTTGTCACTGTGATTGACAAGTGGGCGGAGCTCGTGGAGGAACTGGGTGCCACCTACCCATGGGTACAG ATCTTTGAAAATAAAGGAGCTATGATGGGTTGTTCCAATCCACATCCCCACTGTCAG GTGTGGGCCAGCAGCTTCCTGCCAAATGAGCCAGCTGTGTCTGATCGCTGTCAGAGAGCGTTCTATGAAAAACACAAAGAGCCAATGCTGCTGCAATATGCCGAGCAAGAAGTTGCGAAAAAG GAACGCGTGGTGGTGATGAACCCTAATTGGCTGGCAGTGGTTCCCTACTGGGCAACGTGGCCCTACCAGTTGCTGCTGTTACCACGACGACATGTCCTCAGAATCAATGAGTTGACTACAGAGGAACGAGAAA gtttggCTGACGTTATGAAGCAACTGCTGACCAAATACGACAATCTATTTCATGTGTCCTTTCCCTACTCCATGGGCTGGCATG GAGCCCCTACTGGCCCTTACTTAAAGGAAGACAACTCGCACTGGCAGCTGCACGCTCACTACTACCCTCCTCTGCTGCGCTCAGCCACAGTGAAGAAGTTCATGGTTGGCTATGAGATGCTTGCAACGGAGCAGAGGGACCTCACTCCGGAACAG gcTGCAGAGAAGTTACGGAATCTGCCAGAGGAGCACTATAAAAGCAGAGGTGGagaagaaaaatga
- the galt gene encoding galactose-1-phosphate uridylyltransferase isoform X3, with protein sequence MIRTIHYVPETNVLMERKIQNTRALLFLKMTFLPSNQMLQIPNRVIKILRSSAADQHPLFQSKAARGVCKVMCFHPWSDVTLPLMKKGEVVTVIDKWAELVEELGATYPWVQIFENKGAMMGCSNPHPHCQVWASSFLPNEPAVSDRCQRAFYEKHKEPMLLQYAEQEVAKKERVVVMNPNWLAVVPYWATWPYQLLLLPRRHVLRINELTTEERESLADVMKQLLTKYDNLFHVSFPYSMGWHGAPTGPYLKEDNSHWQLHAHYYPPLLRSATVKKFMVGYEMLATEQRDLTPEQAAEKLRNLPEEHYKSRGGEEK encoded by the exons ATGATCCGTACAATCCATTATGTCCCGGAAACAAACGTGCTAATGGAGAG AAAAATCCAGAATACAagagcacttttgtttttgaaaatgactttCCTGCCATCCAACCAGATGCTCCAGATCCCG AATCGTGTGATTAAGATTTTGCGCTCTTCAGCTGCAGATCAACATCCATTGTTCCAGTCTAAAGCTGCCAGAGGGGTGTG CAAGGTCATGTGTTTCCATCCCTGGTCTGATGTCACCCTCCCTCTCATGAAAAAAGGAGAGGTTGTCACTGTGATTGACAAGTGGGCGGAGCTCGTGGAGGAACTGGGTGCCACCTACCCATGGGTACAG ATCTTTGAAAATAAAGGAGCTATGATGGGTTGTTCCAATCCACATCCCCACTGTCAG GTGTGGGCCAGCAGCTTCCTGCCAAATGAGCCAGCTGTGTCTGATCGCTGTCAGAGAGCGTTCTATGAAAAACACAAAGAGCCAATGCTGCTGCAATATGCCGAGCAAGAAGTTGCGAAAAAG GAACGCGTGGTGGTGATGAACCCTAATTGGCTGGCAGTGGTTCCCTACTGGGCAACGTGGCCCTACCAGTTGCTGCTGTTACCACGACGACATGTCCTCAGAATCAATGAGTTGACTACAGAGGAACGAGAAA gtttggCTGACGTTATGAAGCAACTGCTGACCAAATACGACAATCTATTTCATGTGTCCTTTCCCTACTCCATGGGCTGGCATG GAGCCCCTACTGGCCCTTACTTAAAGGAAGACAACTCGCACTGGCAGCTGCACGCTCACTACTACCCTCCTCTGCTGCGCTCAGCCACAGTGAAGAAGTTCATGGTTGGCTATGAGATGCTTGCAACGGAGCAGAGGGACCTCACTCCGGAACAG gcTGCAGAGAAGTTACGGAATCTGCCAGAGGAGCACTATAAAAGCAGAGGTGGagaagaaaaatga
- the galt gene encoding galactose-1-phosphate uridylyltransferase isoform X4 gives MKDWSKVMCFHPWSDVTLPLMKKGEVVTVIDKWAELVEELGATYPWVQIFENKGAMMGCSNPHPHCQVWASSFLPNEPAVSDRCQRAFYEKHKEPMLLQYAEQEVAKKERVVVMNPNWLAVVPYWATWPYQLLLLPRRHVLRINELTTEERESLADVMKQLLTKYDNLFHVSFPYSMGWHGAPTGPYLKEDNSHWQLHAHYYPPLLRSATVKKFMVGYEMLATEQRDLTPEQAAEKLRNLPEEHYKSRGGEEK, from the exons ATGAAGGACTGGAG CAAGGTCATGTGTTTCCATCCCTGGTCTGATGTCACCCTCCCTCTCATGAAAAAAGGAGAGGTTGTCACTGTGATTGACAAGTGGGCGGAGCTCGTGGAGGAACTGGGTGCCACCTACCCATGGGTACAG ATCTTTGAAAATAAAGGAGCTATGATGGGTTGTTCCAATCCACATCCCCACTGTCAG GTGTGGGCCAGCAGCTTCCTGCCAAATGAGCCAGCTGTGTCTGATCGCTGTCAGAGAGCGTTCTATGAAAAACACAAAGAGCCAATGCTGCTGCAATATGCCGAGCAAGAAGTTGCGAAAAAG GAACGCGTGGTGGTGATGAACCCTAATTGGCTGGCAGTGGTTCCCTACTGGGCAACGTGGCCCTACCAGTTGCTGCTGTTACCACGACGACATGTCCTCAGAATCAATGAGTTGACTACAGAGGAACGAGAAA gtttggCTGACGTTATGAAGCAACTGCTGACCAAATACGACAATCTATTTCATGTGTCCTTTCCCTACTCCATGGGCTGGCATG GAGCCCCTACTGGCCCTTACTTAAAGGAAGACAACTCGCACTGGCAGCTGCACGCTCACTACTACCCTCCTCTGCTGCGCTCAGCCACAGTGAAGAAGTTCATGGTTGGCTATGAGATGCTTGCAACGGAGCAGAGGGACCTCACTCCGGAACAG gcTGCAGAGAAGTTACGGAATCTGCCAGAGGAGCACTATAAAAGCAGAGGTGGagaagaaaaatga